Part of the Papio anubis isolate 15944 chromosome 6, Panubis1.0, whole genome shotgun sequence genome, tttagcagagatggggcttcagcatgttggtcaggctggcctcgaactcctgatctgaggTCATCCATTcgccttagcatcccaaagtgctgggattacaggcatgagccactgctcccagcccatgCATTTCGAGGCAgagacagtggttgcagtgaacagagatcccgccattgcactccagcctaggtgacacagtgagactctgtctcaaaaaaaaaaaaaaaaaaagagagagagagaaaagaaaacacaccaCAGTTTAAAGGGGCAAGCAGTGGAAACTGAAAGACCACAGAATTTGGAGTTTAACTCCTTCCTAGCCATGAGGAATACACTGGATAAAGTGAGGCATGTGAAAGCAAACTTCCATGTGTTGTGTAACTTTCAGCCATTTACAGGAGTGGTTTTTGTTGTCATTAAATAGATATAATGTTACCATTCTGGAATCAAATGCCCATATAATCAGTTTCCCTATTATGTTTTGGAGATTTATTCATCtccctttttatttcaataaacacCAAAGGACATATTAAAAACATTGATAATTTACATCACTTTTATACCAAATTCAACATTAAACAGTATTGTGTTGACACATTTCACTCGTGTTATATCAAAATTCTATATTCTCTTTATTTCAGTAGCAGAATTTTTGTCTGGAGATTTTGggcaatgaaattaaaatttaaagtgatATCCAACGCCAAATTATAATCAGCCACATCCACAGAACAGTATCATATCAACTTATAGCATTgggcaaaattttattttgtttccatgatAAGTGGCTTGTAGTTCCACCCATACTGTTCCAGCCATACCGTTATTCAGAAATAATTCTTTTAGTTGGGCTTTCATTGCCAACCTACATACACTCTTCTTGGTTGGGCAACTACCTAAAGAGATTTACTCAGACATTGTTCAAAGGATGTTTTCAGAGGGCAATGATTTATAATAGCTTAGATAGACTCTCAAAGCTCTGCTTCTGAGATCGAAATTTGAACTTGTCATTTAATCACTACAtgtcacttatttttctttctattgcgCTCTGCGAAGCGTTGGGATACAGTCTTCAGGGGGATTGAAACCATACATGGTGAGTGGACTAGTCATTCCTCAACTATTCAGTAATAATAGCGGCTGGGCTTCTCTAATAATGGGAGTACATATGTTTCAATATacagttcttatttattttcccttattATCAatgtttgaattccagctctaaGCTACTTTATTGCAATTTGGTTCTGAAGCATATGCCAAAAGCACTCAGCAAGGCTGCAGACAAATGCTTTAAAGAAAAGTGCACCTCCACTTCCAGTGACTTTATGAACATCACATTcgaaaattaatcttttttcaaCTCTGTACCCTGAGTATATTTTGGACTTCCCTTCGTTCCCAAATACCCTGAATTCAAGGTATCTCAATCCATGGAGCAGTTGtccagagaagagagaagcaacAGCCCCGCCCCCAACCCTTGGGAGCAGAAAGGGAAAGAATTATCCAAAGGAATTGTTTTAAAACTCAGATATAGCGGACAGATGTAAAACTATGGCTGCATAGATTGATGTCCCAAGGGTCCAAAACTTAATGTCAAATGAGGAATAATTTGTTTAGCATTAAACTAAACCAGTTTGATGAACTCAAATGCCCTCGGCTCAATAGGCAGGACTCTCCGAGGAGCCTGTGTTACTTCCCTCACTTAAGTGCAGATTTGTAATAAAAATCTTAATGCCAGTGGCATGCTTTTTGGATATATCAGAAGCTAACCACTTGGAGAATCATATTTGAGAGGTCAGAAAACTCCACAGTTAAAGATCGGTTTATAATTTACgaagaaaatagaaagttttgTTTCTCTGAGTTGAAATTTGCCAAGCACGGCGGGAAATATTGCAAGTTTTTGGCACAAGGCTTTGTGCTTTCCTCATAATTTGAGATCTGCGTGAAGCCTGAGGGTTCGGGGATCATTATCTGAGAAAAACCGGGTAGTTCGGTGCagacaatttttatatttttggctttttttgagGTGTAACAAACACAACTCGGGATCCGAGAGGACACTCTGCGGCTGCCAGCGAGGCGGGCTGGACAGCGCACCAATCACGGCGCAGCTCCGCCCTATATAAACGGGCGGGCGCAGCGCCGCGGCCCGAGTCCCGGCCAGTGCCTCTGCTTCCGGCTCGAATTGCTCTCTCTCTCACGCCTGCCTTCAACATGTCCGAGACTGCGCCTGCCGCGCCCGCTGCTCCGGCCCCTGCGGAGAAAACACCCGTGAAGAAGAAGGCCCGCAAGTCCGCAGGTGCGGCTAAGCGCAAAGCGTCTGGGCCCCCCGTGTCCGAGCTCATTACTAAGGCTGTTGCCGCCTCCAAGGAGCGCAGCGGTGTATCTTTGGCCGCTCTCAAGAAAGCGCTGGCAGCCGCTGGCTATGACGTGGAGAAGAACAACAGCCGCATCAAGCTGGGTCTCAAGAGCCTGGTGAGCAAGGGCACTCTGGTGCAGACCAAGGGCACCGGCGCATCGGGTTCTTTCAAACTCAACAAGAAGGCGGCCTCCGGGGAAGCCAAGCCTAAAGCTAAAAAGGCAGGCGCGGCCAAAGCCAAGAAGCCTACAGGAGCGGCGAAGAAGCCCAAGAAGGCGACGGGGGCAGCCACCCCTAAGAAGAGCGCCAAGAAGACCCCAAAGAAGGCGAAGAAGCC contains:
- the H1-4 gene encoding histone H1.4, producing MSETAPAAPAAPAPAEKTPVKKKARKSAGAAKRKASGPPVSELITKAVAASKERSGVSLAALKKALAAAGYDVEKNNSRIKLGLKSLVSKGTLVQTKGTGASGSFKLNKKAASGEAKPKAKKAGAAKAKKPTGAAKKPKKATGAATPKKSAKKTPKKAKKPAAAAGAKKAKSPKKAKAAKPKKAPKSPAKAKAVKPKAAKPKTAKPKAAKPKKAAAKKK